A stretch of Zymoseptoria tritici IPO323 chromosome 1, whole genome shotgun sequence DNA encodes these proteins:
- the GTB2401 gene encoding transcription elongation factor SPT6 (Global transcription factor group B; related to yeast Spt6 protein, which functions as part of a protein complex in transcription initiation and also plays a role in chromatin structure/assembly.), which yields MLLCPLWQLFDNGSLSCQRMSENGAEDNACGREGSIEHRYGRRVIHEGREYAVSLPPHASYSRNRKSPKVFIILTTVSFPLKSASGTRKATALPALFRYFDTTADVGDEEDEEDFDEETGEVRSSTKRKATNGADLEDSSEEEDDDDDEEAARKVREGFIVDEDDDEDEGEELREERRRERKRRREEREQEEALDDDDLDLIGLRDGDEGRQAEPSKFKRLKRGHREERAGSEPRGVADIFADEDEDDVPGTGRRPGFNQYGDDMEDFIEQDEFDDDQPDGMDEDLGVRAPRRAGYSDLKKLQESGLGEVELEDMKAAFGEGEEFSWALEAEMQHQGEDQLDPDKPLELKDVFEPAQLEERMLTDKDNLIRETDVPERLQLARAPYKDLADLTDEQMSIRSAEEARWISDILFPRKRMEQRLREPFEAAVKQVLHFMNVDEYEPAFIFQNRKDYLIHSEPVDPNNPNGAELKAEKLLNQTDLWDVFEQDLKYRAFAERRESIQRSIELIKELEPDFDDAIFDDLIPLAATMDDLQDLQEYLNFQYSTQLKDLSISDAAVNGTQKRAVGARSAWDKVRAGPAYHMVRAFGITADAIAQNAEKTSRRTYTEDTDKLPEDLADTLVRDPDYKTGEEVMSRAKAMFAEEIAMSPRMRRHMRIIYYKNLVFDCHRTEKGVKQINEDHPYYEFKYLRNQEVRVFLVDKPEVFLRMLKAEAEGLVEVRVKLRDERRTIEDLHKAIESDNFSEVADAWNALRREVLGMALTKLQRILSKGVKDNLKNECENKIAGYCRDAFTQKLDQAPFKPKDMELGTCARVLALSNGAGARGDAICWAHVDENGRVLENGKFTDFRLGSDAVPDGKDVSRFVELVERRQPDVIAVAGWSVETRQLYKNLQDIIEKKELHGTPYEDEDGREVSDALEVVQPQDEVARLYYNTDRAAADHPGVPPLTRYCIALAHYMQNPLKEYAALKKGITAITFDQNQLLLPEDKLMRYLETALVDIVNLVGVDINEAFQDPYTQNLLPYVCGLGPRKADAMIKAIAANGGEVINRADLVGDVDNNKRQAVGGKVWENCASFLYIAWEDEPEADYLDNTRIHPEDYDIARKMAADALELDEEDIKAEQDEHGPNAVVRKLFKDEQVDRVNDLILEEYAQQLTMNFSQKKRATLETIRAELQNPYEELRRNLFPLTSDELFTMMTGETRESLKDGMIVACSIKKTFSDHIEVKLECGIDGGISETEFPEDMVQNQLEPRAVWSRDQVIQAKLTFIDRKKLTAQLTLRENEMRTPYRRSFDHGFDEWDDEQEDRDKKAARKAIEQKVGRQQRVIKHPLFKPFGSVQAVEALRNQSRGECIIRPSSNGTDHLAVTWKIANDVYQHIDVLELDKENEFSVGRKLKVGSYVYSDLDELIVLHVQAMAKKVDEMTNDDKFKDLSKKETDQWLTTYLEANPKRAMYAFCINTTHPGYFDLCFKAGEKAPIIHWPVKVIPQGFDLQKNKYPDMRALKNGFKVLIQNQPATNGRR from the exons ATGTTGTTATGCCCATTATGGCAGCTCTTCGATAATGGAAGTCTCTCATGTCAGAGAATGTCAGAGAATGGAGCTGAGGACAACGCGTGCGGAAGGGAAGGCTCGATTGAGCACAGATACGGGAGAAGAGTGATTCATGAGGGTCGCGAATATGCTGTATCACTCCCGCCTCACGCATCCTATTCTCGCAATCGCAAAAGTCCAAAAGTGTTCATCATCCTCACGACTGTGTCGTTCCCATTGAAGTCGGCCTCAGGCACACGAAAAGCTACGGCTCTTCCCGCGCTCTTCAG ATACTTCGATACTACTGCCGACGTTggtgacgaggaagacgaggaggactttGACGAGGAAACGGGTGAGGTTCGGTCGAGTACCAAGCGCAAGGCTACCAATGGCGCGGATCTGGAAGATtcgagcgaggaagaggacgatgatgatgatgaggaagctGCGCGTAAGGTTCGCGAGGgcttcatcgtcgacgaagatgatgacgaggacgaggggGAGGAACTACGGGAAGAGCGAAGACGCGAAAGGAAACGTCGACGCGAGGAACGTGAGCAGGAAGAGGCcttggatgatgatgatcttGATCTCATCGGACTACGTGATGGAGACGAAGGCAGACAAGCAGAGCCGAGCAAGTTCAAGCGATTAAAGCGTGGGCACCGAGAAGAGCGCGCGGGCAGCGAGCCTCGAGGTGTCGCAGACATCTTCGcagatgaggatgaagacgatgtgCCAGGTACTGGTCGGCGTCCTGGCTTCAATCAATACGGCGACGATATGGAGGACTTCATCGAACAGGATGAATTTGACGACGATCAGCCGGATGGCATGGACGAGGATCTCGGTGTTCGCGCGCCCCGACGAGCAGGCTACAGCGATCTCAAGAAGCTGCAAGAGTCCGGTctgggagaggtggagctAGAAGATATGAAGGCCGCTtttggcgaaggcgaagagttcAGCTGGGCACTGGAGGCAGAAATGCAACACCAAGGAGAAGATCAGCTGGATCCGGATAAGCCATTGGAGCTGAAGGATGTCTTCGAGCCTGCCCAGCTCGAGGAGCGCATGCTCACGGACAAAGACAACCTCATTCGCGAGACGGACGTGCCAGAGCGCTTACAGCTCGCACGAGCTCCATATAAAGATCTTGCGGACTTGACGGATGAGCAGATGTCGATACGGTCAGCCGAGGAGGCCCGCTGGATCAGCGACATCCTATTTCCACGAAAGCGCATGGAGCAGCGACTTCGTGAGCCTTTCGAAGCTGCGGTCAAGCAGGTACTCCACTTCATGAACGTGGACGAGTACGAGCCGGCGTTCATCTTCCAGAACCGCAAAGACTATCTCATCCACTCCGAGCCGGTGGACCCCAACAACCCCAACGGCGCCGAGCTCAAAGCTGAGAAGCTGCTCAACCAGACGGACCTATGGGACGTTTTCGAGCAAGATCTGAAGTACCGTGCATTCGCAGAGCGGAGGGAGAGCATTCAGAGGAGCATCGAGTTGATCAAGGAGCTCGAGCCTGACTTCGATGATGCCATTTTCGACGATTTGATCCCGCTCGCAGCGACCATGGACGATCTCCAAGACCTGCAGGAGTATCTCAACTTCCAGTACTCTACGCAGCTCAAGGATCTCAGTATCAGTGATGCTGCTGTCAACGGTACTCAGAAGCGTGCGGTCGGCGCGCGATCCGCGTGGGACAAAGTTCGCGCAGGTCCTGCCTACCACATGGTCCGAGCCTTTGGCATCACGGCGGATGCAATTGCCCAGAACGCGGAGAAGACATCCCGTAGGACATATACGGAAGACACTGACAAGCTTCCCGAAGACCTTGCGGATACTTTGGTGCGCGATCCGGACTACAAGACTGGCGAAGAGGTCATGAGTCGAGCGAAAGCAATGTTCGCCGAGGAAATCGCGATGAGCCCGCGCATGCGCCGACACATGCGCATCATCTACTACAAGAACTTGGTGTTTGACTGCCATCGTACGGAGAAAGGCGTGAAGCAAATCAACGAGGACCATCCTTACTACGAATTCAAGTATTTGCGGAATCAGGAAGTCCGAGTATTCCTGGTCGACAAACCCGAGGTCTTTCTACGGATGCTCAAGGCCGAAGCTGAGGGTCTGGTTGAAGTACGAGTGAAGCTGCGAGACGAGCGTCGCACCATCGAAGATCTTCACAAAGCGATTGAGTCAGACAACTTCTCAGAAGTTGCCGATGCCTGGAATGCACTCAGGAGAGAAGTGCTCGGAATGGCTTTGACCAAGCTGCAACGCATCCTGTCTAAAGGTGTCAAGGACAACTTGAAGAACGAGTGCGAGAACAAGATTGCGGGCTACTGTCGCGATGCCTTCACCCAGAAGCTTGACCAGGCCCCTTTCAAGCCGAAGGACATGGAGCTTGGCACCTGCGCACGGGTTCTCGCGCTATCGAACGGCGCCGGGGCTCGGGGCGATGCCATCTGCTGGGCCCACGTTGACGAGAATGGCCGTGTGCTGGAGAACGGAAAATTTACAGACTTCCGGCTTGGCTCGGACGCGGTACCGGATGGCAAGGATGTGTCACGCTTTGTCGAGCTCGTGGAGCGCAGACAACCCGATGTCATTGCAGTCGCCGGTTGGTCCGTTGAGACACGACAGCTGTACAAGAACCTGCAGGATATTATCGAGAAAAAGGAGTTGCACGGGACGCcctacgaagacgaagacggtCGAGAAGTCTCAGATGCACTTGAAGTCGTCCAGCCGCAAGACGAAGTCGCACGGCTCTACTACAACACCGACCGCGCCGCCGCAGATCATCCTGGTGTTCCGCCACTCACCAGATATTGCATTGCTTTGGCACACTACATGCAGAACCCACTGAAGGAGTATGCTGCACTCAAAAAGGGCATCACGGCTATCACTTTCGATCAAAATCAACTTCTCCTGCCGGAAGACAAATTGATGCGATATCTCGAGACGGCATTGGTGGACATTGTCAATCTCGTAGGTGTGGACATCAATGAAGCCTTTCAGGATCCCTACACCCAGAACTTACTGCCATACGTATGTGGTCTCGGACCTCGCAAGGCAGATGCCATGATCAAAGCCATTGCTGCCAATGGAGGTGAAGTCATCAACCGCGCAGATCTGGTCGGTGACGTTGACAACAACAAACGTCAAGCCGTCGGTGGTAAGGTGTGGGAGAATTGCGCGAGTTTCCTCTACATCGCTTGGGAGGACGAGCCTGAGGCCGACTATCTAGACAACACAAGAATTCACCCCGAGGATTACGACATCGCACGCAAGATGGCAGCTGATGCATTGGAgctcgacgaggaagatatcAAAGCGGAGCAGGACGAGCATGGTCCGAATGCCGTTGTACGAAAGCTTTTCAAGGACGAGCAAGTGGACCGCGTTAACGATCTGATCCTGGAGGAATATGCTCAACAATTGACCATGAACTTCAGCCAGAAGAAGCGCGCAACCTTGGAGACCATCCGTGCCGAGCTGCAGAACCCATACGAGGAGCTGAGGAGGAATCTGTTCCCTCTGACCAGCGATGAGCTATTCACCATGATGACCGGAGAAACCCGCGAGTCGCTGAAGGACGGCATGATCGTTGCCTGTTCTATCAAGAAGACATTCTCGGATCACATTGAAGTCAAGCTCGAATGTGGCATTGATGGCGGCATTTCCGAGACAGAATTTCCCGAGGACATGGTACAGAATCAGCTCGAGCCGAGAGCCGTATGGTCGAGAGACCAGGTCATTCAAGCCAAACTGACATTCATCGACCGCAAGAAGCTTACAGCGCAATTGACTCTGCGGGAGAACGAAATGAGAACACCCTACCGACGATCGTTCGATCATGGGTTCGATGAGTGGGATGATGAGCAGGAGGATCGCGACAAGAAAGCGGCGCGCAAAGCTATCGAGCAGAAAGTGGGTCGCCAGCAGAGAGTCATCAAGCATCCGCTCTTCAAACCCTTTGGATCCGTGCAGGCAGTCGAAGCTCTCCGAAACCAGAGTCGCGGCGAGTGCATCATTCGACCATCCTCCAACGGGACTGACCATTTGGCGGTCACTTGGAAGATCGCCAACGATGTCTACCAGCATATTGATGTGCTGGAATTGGACAAGGAAAACGAATTTAGCGTTGGCCGGAAGCTCAAAGTCGGCAGTTACGTGTACAGTGATCTCGACGAACTGATCGTTCTGCACGTACAGGCGATGGCCAAAAAGGTTGACGAGATGACCAACGATGACAAGTTCAAGGACCTTTCGAAGAAGGAGACCG ATCAATGGTTGACCACCTACCTCGAAGCCAATCCCAAGCGAGCCATGTACGCCTTCTGCATCAATACGACGCACCCGGGCTACTTCGATCTCTGCTTCAAAGCCGGCGAGAAGGCTCCTATCATCCACTGGCCTGTCAAGGTCATTCCACAAGGCTTTGACCTTCAAAAGAACAAGTACCCGGACATGCGCGCGTTGAAGAATGGCTTCAAAGTGCTCATCCAGAACCAGCCGGCGACAAACGGGAGGCGCTAG